From Aegilops tauschii subsp. strangulata cultivar AL8/78 chromosome 5, Aet v6.0, whole genome shotgun sequence:
ACTTGAATCCTGATAGGATAGCTCCACCACAAGAAAGCTAATCATCTGAATTATGCTGAAATCTGGTAGTTTGGGAGAAGCCGAGATTTTGACTGTTTAGTAGGAGTTACTTGTGAAAATGGTTAGGGTGATTTTTTATGAGAACCATTTTCAAATCAGGTAATATAGACATGGTAAGAGATATTTAAACACAATGAGTCATTGTAGGATATGATATATGCTATCATTTACTAATATGATGAATTTTAGCTGGGTAATTCGGCCTTTTAATTTGGTTATTCAATTTATTTGTAAAGTTTTAGGTATCAACCAATGATTCATGAATGTTATCTTTGCGTGTGTCTAAAGAATTGAGACGTTGGCATTTGACTAGAGTAGTGAAGAGGTGACTATAATTTTTAATCTTTTATTTAGCAAGAGGTAGAGTTGGGGTAGCATCAATTGAAGAGAAgtttgtccaacatcgtctgagatggtttgggcatattcagcgcaggcctccagaagctccagtgcatagcggacggctaaagcgtgcggagaatgtcaagagagggcggagtagaccgaatttgacatgggaggagtccattaagagagacctgaaggagtggagtatcaccaaagagctagctacggacaggggtgcgtgaaagcttgctatccatgtgccagagccatgagttggttgcgagatcttatgggtttcacctctagcctaccccaacttgtttgggactaaaggctttgttgttgttgttttagCAAAAGGGATTTGCAGGTCAAGTGCATGATTCAACTTTTCACTTATATAGTATAACCAAGTCTCTCAAAATAAACAACACGTGAGAAAAGCCAGGATAAGAAAATGAACCAAAACAGAGGTGAAGATGTATTCCGATATTcacttttgtgtgtgtgtgtgtgtgtgtggggtggggggggggggggggctagccAAGTGCAGGGAACAAAAGTACCCCGACAAAGCAAAATCTCACCTTCTTCTCCCTGAGTCTCCTCCACACATAAAGCAAGAATTCAGAGGTGTATCTCCCTCTACCCTATGAGCGATATTCAAATTGACAAGCATGGTACAAAAATAAAACTGTCAAACATGATATGAAAGATATGAAGATGGGAATTGCCACACATAGTTTCATGTTTTACCCCCTCTACCCCTATGGGCGATAGTTATGCGGTGCTTATTCAACGCCTATTCATGTTTTATCTCGATTATTTATTGTATGTGGACATTGTTCTTTGTTTAAATTGAACATTTGGATTTATTGATTTGAAAATTTGTTGTATTCTATGATACTGAAATATGAAAAATTTCAAATTATGTTGATGTGAAAATGAAGTTGGAATAGAGTTTAtatgcacacacacacatagaagAAACATAAGAGGAAAAACACAAGGAATCTGGCTTTACGTAGTTGCTCTAAAACCTTTTTAAAAAATTGAAGAGCGATGTAACAACACCTTTAAAGGCTCCGTTCTGGGGGaatctgctagagttgctctcaTCCTTATGTCGCAACACCTGATCGCTCGGCAAATCTCTGGAAATAAAATTATTCAACTCTTTACACATATCTATTATATTTATATGGCTCAAAAACATATAATGATTTACAACAAGTAGGCATTCGACATCAGATCCCTTCAAACGACTGACATTCTAGATGCGCAGACCATTACAAGCATAGGGACCGACCAACACCTTCCCTTTCAGATCTTACAACATGTTTACTTATATATCAGGCCCGGGCATGAACCCATCCTACACATTTCAGCTACAGTACAGCGGAACATTGGCAGGCTTGTACAGGAATGCCTTGACGTTGTGCGAGTTCCCTGACTGTTTGTTGTATGTGAACTTGACCCCAGAGTGTGCATCGCCCCTCCTGGTGCAATGGTGGTGGAAGCTGCTGATGGGCCTCGCCAGGCACGAGTCCCATCGGTCGCTCTCCGGCATCGTCTCCGCAACACTGTAGATGCCCTCGGAGTTTGTGAATGCCTGATAGTTGATGACCTCGCCAGATTTCGTAATGCACAGAACAGCAACCTCCGCGCCTATATAAGACACGAAGATGTACATGAGCAAGAGGAGAATTAAAGAGATTATCTTGCAGGAACTTTAATTGTACACAACATAATGAACAATCCAAAGCAAAGAAATCAAAATGGAATTAGTATGAGACAGGCAGCACATGTATGCTTGACAGTCACATAAAAGGTTCAAGATGTAATTCTTTTTTAGTCTGGTATAGTACCACCTAAAGATCGCCACTTCAGATTTACACTAACATTTTCCAATACACTTCGATCGCATGTAAGCGTTATGAAATATCCCTAATTTTCTTGACAAAAAGGAATGTCAAAACCCATCGTTGACACCTGCGCTAGCACCAGCACTGCTTGTCCCATTTGCGTTTTCATCTCAATTTGTTCATGGATGGTTGAATTACTGAATCTGCCTACCTGAATTTCTAAAATGGTTGATTCAACAGCCACTCGGCCCATCTCCTCCAACTTTATTTTTTGATGTAGTTGTTGAATTGCCAAAATTATGTCTGTAGCTATGCCGTGGAACAATCAACGTCAGCAGAATGGCGAGTGCGCCAGTACAGTATGCTGGTCCagagaaaataaaataaaagtagaATGGAACATCAATGGGCAGAAAGTTCTCCCAATAGGCTTAACAGGCAATGTTTTGACGTCATTTGGTTTGAGCTTGTAGGGGCGATGGAGCAAGAACAAGGAAGCAGAAGGGAAAGAAGAAGCAGGATGGGGAAGCCAGAGGGGTCAACCTGCGAATCAGTGACAGGGACTAACTCCAGGAAATGGACTCCAATAACTTGGCAGTGGGTACCCTCATGTTAATGCTTCTCATTGGTGTTCATGCTTAAATGGGATTGGATTGCGAGAGATAGCAGGGAGGTGAAGGTCGCCCTCCAGGCTTCTGTGGGCTTGTCCCAGCCAAAGCTCAGAGAGAAGCACTATTAACTTTTGGCACACCGTTCGCAGTTCTAATTTTATCAAGCAGAGAGCACATCAATGCATTTTCTTTGATGACATTTGATAAATGCTGACATTTCTTGCTGAACAACTAAAATAAGTCTCAGAATACTAAAGGAAAAATTCACATATGTTCTGGAAAGAAGTGGATTCAAGAGATGCATTCAGCTATTCCATGGACATGTACATAACTTTACATGTACTACGCCAATGACTATTATTTCATACGTTGGGAAATGCATTATTTACTCCTTGCAAGCCAACGTACAGACCCACATGGGCACCTAGACAGTTTTGGATTTTGATATCTTTAGTTTCCTTTGCGCATGGAGTTTCAGAGAGAAATAGTGGAATAGATGGTGAAGTGGATACGTGAGGGAAATTTAGGCTATAATTTACACATCATCTAaatatatatacatgcaatgagaGGCTCCAGAGAAATTACTCAGTAAAGGTGCTATTGTATTGCAGGCAGTACATCATATTCAGCCATCCTTAATAGTTTGCTTAGGCAGAATCAAGAACTCTACCTGACAGTTAAGTTCACCTCAATTTCGGGACATGTTTTGAGCTGAACCAGTTCCCTGTAATTTGATTTGCTCCGGTGGCAGTGGAAAGCAGTTTATGAACTTTCATACGTTCCCAAAACATGTACTAGGATAGAAGTCAAACCTTTTTCCTTGTTTCTTCTTATGTTCTTTTGCTAGAGACTGAACAACCTTAGAGTGAGATACAGATAACGGCTCATGTGTTCGCCTCACCTCACCAAATCCCAACTAAGCTGTATCATGTGCGTCCATCTATGCTCCTCACTAGCTAACACAAGAGCCTCCTGTTACCTAGTACTTACGTCCGATTTTCATCTCAACATCAGATGACCAGTAGCCAAACATCATACGGCCAGTAGCCTAACACAGACTAAAATTCCACCAGAATTTCCCACGGAATGATACGAAAAGCGCTCTCCAGTCTCCACAGCCCACGAATTTCCACTAGAGCGAAACTCGCCACTCTGCTCAGCGTGGTAAACCGAGAACTAAATTCCGAGATCCAAAACAGCTGAACCGAGATCCGCGGAAGCGATCGCTCGAAATCTAGCTCGATGGCCACGACAACACAGAGGGCGGCGACTGCAACTTAGCTAAATTCGAAGGAGGAGGCAGGCTCATTGGGCTGACCTTCGAGGGCGTGGTCCTCGGAGCCGATGGCAGAGTCGGCGCAGACGTCGCAGACGACGCGGCCGCGGATCTCCCCCGTCCACGCCTCGGCCGCCGGGGCCGCCGACAGCAGGAAAGCGAGGAGGGCCAGGTGGAGCGGGAGCAGACACCGGTGAGGGAGAGAAcacgccgccgtcgccatggATTGGGTTGCTCCGTCGAGCTACTCTTTCCTCTTTTTTGTAGTAGCTACTCTTTCCagctgtttttctttttctttttgagggGTTGGTGACATTTTCCCTTTCGCGGGAGTATTGACGAGGTAGACTGTTTTTTTTTTCTGAGTCATACGAGGTAGACTGACTCTAGAACTGGGCCTGGGCAGCCTTGGGCCGGGCCAGGCCAGGTTTATCTCCTGTGATGGGCTTGGGCCTTATTTGCAACCCAAAAGATGGTTTCGGCCCTCTTTGTTTGGGCTTTTACTCCTACTTTTGCAGCCTTTTCACTTTGGCCAAAAAGCTCCTAAATAGGTGTGAGAGCTATTTCTCGCTTTAAGCGAGTCGAATAGCTTGCTCTCGCAGAAGCATGCGCAGTAACAGGCCAGCCCATTTAGCGCATATGTAGTAATAAAAAGGAAG
This genomic window contains:
- the LOC109786964 gene encoding uncharacterized protein; translated protein: MATAACSLPHRCLLPLHLALLAFLLSAAPAAEAWTGEIRGRVVCDVCADSAIGSEDHALEGAEVAVLCITKSGEVINYQAFTNSEGIYSVAETMPESDRWDSCLARPISSFHHHCTRRGDAHSGVKFTYNKQSGNSHNVKAFLYKPANVPLYCS